Sequence from the Muntiacus reevesi chromosome 17, mMunRee1.1, whole genome shotgun sequence genome:
ggctacagtccatggggttgcagagttggacatgactgagcacacacatgcacagtatCAGAACCCCttctgataaatatatatatgtgataaatATATTAGGGAATTTATTTCCCACTGTGTGAGCCTTGCTAGAAAAGTTCCTCTCAAGAGAAGCTGAAATAGCCAGTACTCAGTTTTCCAGCCCCTTTCGCAGGTAACACATGGACACGTGGCCGAAGCTCGGCCTATCTGACCCTAATCACATAAACCTTGGTTTCTAGGGCAGCAGAGCCAGGCAGCAGTGCGGAGGGCGTGGATCTGCTGGCGTCTGATGGGAAGTCGCGACTTCCTAGTTAGCAGCAGCGGCACTGCCCTCCGTGACTTAGCTCTTTGTGGTCCTTCTGGCCCTGCTTCGAGGTCCCCTTTGCTCAGAGGTCCCCCTTTCCCACCCAGTCTCCAGCTTTCCCATCTATTCCCTGAGCTACCTGTCATCCTTCCAGTAAATTCCTTTCTAGCCTAAATCAGCCAGAATCCATTTGCTCCCTACAAAGAGATTCCCAGCTGAGAGGTAACTGCGAGGCTGTCTGCTATGggaaaaacaaaagattaaacAGCGCTGTGcctaggtgctcagtcgtgtccgactctttgtgaccccagggactgtggcccgccaggctcctctggccttgggggtcctccaggcaagaatactggagtggattgccctgcaggggctcttcccaacccaggtctctcgcaatacaggaggattctttaccgtctgagccaccagggcctgTTCAAACTCAACCTCTGCTATCCCAGAGTAAAGAGTCTGTGGCCAAAATGCAGAGAGacacaaaagaattaaattaggtTTGCATTACCAAACAACCTAGGTTTTAGAAATTTAAAGGTAAGTTAagttttctgggacttccctgatggtccagtggttaagatcccacACTTCCACCGCAAATTCTACTGgacggggaaccaagatcctgcaagccaaatGGCCAAAATACTTTTTGGGTCCTTTTGACCTCTGTATCTGCCTTTTGGCCATGCTTGCTGTCTTTACAACCTAACCTCTTCCTAAGATGAGGCTCCACTCTGCACAGCAACGGTAAGCACACAAGACTCTTAAATGTACAGTGACTAGCAACGAACCCTTTCACTGCACACCCCTCGGCAGCTATGCTTCCTCCACATTGTCCTGAGTAACCCAGGTAACTAGTACTGGTTTAGAGCAGTAACCTTAATAACTTCTATTAAGACTAATACCCTAAGGGtcatttcatgtgtgtgtgtgtgcttgcttagtcgctcagtcatctctgactccttgcaaccccatagactgtagcccaccaggttcctctgtccctgggattctccaggcgtcaatactggagagggtagccattcccttctccaggagatcttcctgaccctgggatcgaacactggcctcctgcattgcaggtggattctttacagtctgagccaccagggaagccctgggggcaTTTCATACCTAGTTCCAAAGAGAAATATTACAAATACTTCACAGATGATGCCTTTGTATCTTCTTTGCTCTCAACTGCTCACATCCGTTTCCATTAGagatagagaaaagagaagaagagaagggggaagacaAAAGCGGGAGAGGAGGAGAGCCTGAACAAGAGATAAAGGacgaaggggagaggggagggaagaggtcATCTACTTTGTTTCACATCAGGGTTTCTGGATTAGTTTGTTCAGGCTACTATgcaaaatatcatagactggaTGACTCAgggacaacagaaatttactccTCACAACTCTGCAagtctggaagtctgagatcatggAGCCAGTATGGTCCAGTCCTCCTGTGACACCCTCTTCCAGTTTGCAGACTGTCCACTGCTCATTATATCCTCACACAGTGGAAAGACAGTGAGAGAGCTCACtggggtcttttttttctttttggggggctgcaaTGGGTCTTCCTTActgcatgtgggctttccctagttgcagtgtgcaggcttctcattgcagtggcttctcttgttgcagagcgtggatCGGCTcaagagcacaagctcaatagctgtggtgcatgcatgggcttagttgccctaaagcaatgtgaaatcttcccagaccagggatttaCATTTATctatgtgggattttccaggcaagaatactggagtgggctgccatttccttctccaatttaacTACAGTGATCTGcaaaatttatctaaaaaataacattttgcaaCACAatccaacatacacacacatataatatacatatacatatataaaagtgaaacaaaagttTTGCCTAAAACATCTACCCTGCATATTAATTTTTTGAGGCCCCTCCCTGTTTTttaagcagttttaggtttacaacaaaaTTGATAGGAAAGAACAGGAGTTCCCCATATACTCCCTCCCCTCACACACGTAGTCATTATAAACCGagtggtactttttttttaaaccaaagatGAACTGCATTAACACATCAAAGCTTAGGTCATTgatcttttctttgtatttaaagttGTAATATTTTGATAGCATTAGTTACATCCTATAAACTTTTGTACATTGCCTACCATCATTCAACATAGCTCTCCATTGTGATATTTACTGGTTTTTCTCCATTATGTTGTGATGTGTTCAATGTTGAGATGTTTTATATATCTTGTACAACAGCTGCAGCTGAGGTCATCACCTGACAATTTTGCTAATACAATCACTTCCCAAGACCCATCAAGTTTCTGCACAGCCTGAACAGATACGAACCTCTTGCCTGCGCTGGGTTTTTcactgtggcacgcaggcttctccagttgcagtctgcacactcaatagttgtggtacttgggcttagttgcagtatgtgggatcttggttcactgacaggaatcgaacctgggccccctgcattgggaccgcAGGGTCTtattcactggaccaccaaggaattccccggAAGATAGGAGACTTTATCTTGAACCTCTCTGTATTTTTAATGATGGCACTTGGCAATTTCCCAAGATGTAGCAGATTTCGTTTACTCTTCCAACTTCTACTTGGCCCTTGTTATGGTCAGGTAACCAAAATGGGGATTCTTTCAGTAGTCAGGTATGTATGTCTATCCCAAATACACACTCAGGAACAGGGGAGGTAAGCAGAGTATAGGTCCAAGGGCTGAGTTATCTGTGACACAAGCTTGGGCTCAACCTCCATGTATGACTTGACCCAAAAGGAAGCCAACTTCAAAGAAATGTTAAGTCCCAGCCACATCACAGAGCGTGAGAGATGAATTTGGAGTGTACATACAATATATGAGAGCAGTCACAGACTCCAATCTCATAGCTTAGTGTCTATGCTATACTTAAATCTGCCTGCTGAGCtttaaatttcaattattttttcaatataaatTCTATTTTGACAATTCTTAAATCTGCCTAGTTTTTGTAGAACtttgttatttctccttttttgacACTCATCTTTAACAATGATTTCAAGTTCAGTATCTGATAATCCCTATATCCATCGTCTTTGTAGAGCTTATTTTCTAACTTTGTTTTTGCAAACTCTTGCTTATAATGGCATCTCTTTCTACAAGGTAGATTTATTTCCTAGTTCAGTCCCTGAAGGTCAGATTGGTTCTCCTCTATCAGCCCCTGTCCGTTTTCCAGATAAGAGAACAGGAAAAGGCTAGCACTTTCACCAGGGAAAGCCGAGCTGTCCTCATAAACTCCAAGTAGACTACTGCGTACATCTCCCTGATCAGAACCATGTTAACAGCCCTAACTGCTGCAAGCCTTTAAGCCTCCATAGCTGACAGCACTGGTGATGAAGAGTTGAAATAGCATCTGTGAATTTCAGCGTATAGTAGAGATGGACAAGAGTCCCAATTCACTGCTGTGGGGTTGGGGGCAAGCCCTGAGGGTTACAGAACCAttttgaagcagaagatatggAAAGATACTCAGACCTGCGGAgtgcgtgtgcgctcagtcgtgtccgactttccAACCCCAccgactgtggcccaccaggctcctctgtccatgggattttctaggcaagaatactggagtgggttgccacttcctcttccaggggatcttcccgacccaggatcgaactcatgtctcctgcagtggaggtagattccttaccgctgagccatcagggaagcatccAGACCTACTTACAGGGCCCCTTAAAGGCAAGGCCTCTGGGTGTAGAACCAATGCCGCTTGCCAGGCTCTCCCCGTAACTGCTGCCTGTAACTCACCATTCAGGGCCTCTAACAACCTTCCGGTAACCAATAACTATCAGCCAACAAATCCGgaatccacacagccaaagattcaaactgacacagagaaaaagaagaaacatcgcTTGGTCAAGATTTATTTCAAGGCCTGAAAATACTAATAGAAAAAGGCCCTACTGCAATTTCTTATAATGCATAAATActtaatataaaacttaaaaaaatgtagaCACTATTAACTAACTTCTAAACCACACACTATATGATTTTCAAAAGCAAGTTATTTAATAAGACGTAAGGTGACAATATCAAACAATTTTCACACTTAATGAAGACATAACCAGCAGCAAGCTATTCAAACACAAATGTTTTTACACTTTCCATGTTGTTTTTAACTGTGTTTCAGAGAGCCACTGATAATCGAGGCTTCTTTCAAGTATAGGATTTCTAACATTAAATTACATATTCTAAGTATttctataaagaaatgaaaaagattacATTGTTTGCCATAAATTaatacatcaaaattaaaaacaatccaACTGCTTTTACTCATGCTTCCCCGCTTCTCCAACATTAACTTTAGatgtttttctaaatattataCAAACAGCTTTGTTCCAATCAGTTCTCATTTATGCAGATTAGGAGAAAAGGATTTTATAATGAGTTATCTTTAAGATTACCATTTCTAtacttctgcccccaatcccctcCCCAAATCTGGTGTTAAAGTGAACAAGTTTACAATGTgctacaaaaaccaaaacaatctGTAGTCTCAATTTCCTAAATATCCCAAatacctgtttttgttttgccaATATAAACAGAAGTTTTGAGTGGCTAAGAATCATTTCCTAGTAGTCAGCAGGAGGAAGAAATGCACAGCATGAACATTATTTAACTGAAACTTTATTACTTATGCCTTCCCCCCACCACAAGCATTCTTTAGCCTTAAATTACATTGTGTGCACACAACTGCAACAATTTGTATTTGCTCAGGAACATATAATCACATTAAAAATCAGTAACTTTCTACTTCATAGCTTAGTTGGCTCTTAAATAAGTTTTTTTCTCTGGCAGGGAGAAATAAGTATCTTACTTTAGGAAACTGGTatatataaatgaactttttgTTCATTTAAACTTTGAGAAAACCTAAAGATGAagttttggggtgttttttcTTAAATGCAAGAGATATGCAACTTCACTACTGTTCATATAGTGCAGGGGTGGAATGGCAGATTCAGATGCAGATGAAACTCTACATTTTGTAAATGGAAAAACCAACGTTGACCATTGTTTACAGGAAACAAAGgttaaagaaaaatgttgaagAATATCTACTCTTAAAAAGACAGAAGTGCTATACAACACAAAAATGAGACCTAGAGATATGAAAAACActcattttactgttttaaaagaaaaacaaacaaataaaaggcaAGGAGTCTAGACCAATTAGAACTGAGGCAGCTGCAACGAAAAATGGAACACAGTACAATGATTTGAGGCCTTAAAGgaaatgactaattaaaatgaaatttcaccAGTATTCCTGTCTTTAATAATACATAAATGcccaatatataaaaaatatgaagTCTGGATTTCCCCCTTAGGTTTATAATAAACTGTCAAACCTCTGCTTAATACAGTTACTTTTATAAGCTTTCTGATCAGCAGAGCATGCTATACAAGTACACGCATGCTAGAATTTTACCATGAGAATTATTGTTCTCATTTCAGACTAATGACCTGCCTGTTAcccatatttatacatatttcattTCCATTATAAGACACTTAAGACCTTTCTAGTGGTATATTTTAATCAACATATTACATAAAAatcttgatcttttaaaataaacttttttagtACTGTGACATGATGGGTTTAATTGAACAGCTGGAACATAATATGATAACTACATTGCACTGTTTAAACTAATTCACAGCTGTaggaaaatgtttgttttttaaaatataaccaaGATGAGACTGCAGAGTTATGAGCAGTAAAATATTAGGAAACagttaatgaataaataagatgatTTTTCCATCAGTGGCCATTCATTATCTTGCTTTTGGGAACCTGGAAGAATTTGTCTTCTTTGAGTTTCAAATGTTCTGGTAAATCCAGTCGTTTCTTAGCTTCTTCGATATCACCTTGAATTGCTGAAATAAGTGACTCTGCGGAGAAAATACAGCAGGTAAAGATAATGAAAAACTGCCACTGGGCTTTTTACTACTCCTTCGTTCAGCTTCTCCTTAAATCTCAGAAGCTGGCAGTGTCCCTGGCACAGGGTAGATGCCAGTAATGTTTGTTTCATCCTTTCTTCTAGACTTAAGTAAAAGTCAATGGAACATAAAGGATGTCCCTAATCGTCTTGCAGTTACTTAGAGAAAGGCATTAGCAAAAAGGTACAAGTCATATACTAAATGAAAGATACAAACACTATCAATTCTCTTCAGTATTTACAGTTGTAAAAGAAACTCTAGAATTAAAACTATCACACTGCAATAAGATACTCAGCACCAATTAAAGTTCTGATTTACTGTTTCTTACACTTCAAGTACTGCTAAGCACCCATTATTCACAGTATTAATTCTTACTTGTcttaaaatacaaaaggaaatatatttcacTAACTTCATACTGTTGGGGAGACAGAGTTTGAATCTAGGCTGCATCACTTACTATGTTACCCCAGGCAAACTACTTAACCTCTTTAAcaatttcctcacctgcaaaatagACTAAATAATACTTCATGTGGTCGTTGTGGGGATAAAGTGAGTTCATTCACAAAAGGCTCTTAAAACAGGGCCTGGCATATTACATGCTCAAATACAATCTGTCCTGCCGTGATTATTATGAGGAGAAGCAGTAAAAGGAGCTGCAGCAATATCTAAGAAGATCTAAAGAAGAACTTACCTAAAGAATCAAAGTTCTTTTCTGGTCTGAGGTAGCCAGCGATGGCCACTTTGAGGATTTCCCCATAGAAGTCCTCTTTGAAAGTATGCATGATATGAGTTTCCTACAGTCAAAAGATGTTAAAATtgaatatatctttatttttatggtgGGGTCACTGAAATGAAACAATCAACCttccttaaatttttaaagacaggTTAAAACATAAGTGCAGTTTTTCCTAAACTCTTCCATTGCTCCTGTTCTTGACCCTGACCTTACAGGTTAACATCATAACTGAGTAAGGTAGATGCTATGGCACAAATCTGGTGTGATTTgctgttttcagaaaaagttaACATGCAACAAAATAATTAAGACTCTTATTAAGGTGAAAAAACTGAGCAAATACACCAAAGAGGCAATGAGCAAAGCAACTCTTCCTCAAAAGACACCATTCCattaatcaaatttttaaaaaaaagcaacacagTAGACATTTGTTATACGTAGTTCCAACAAAACAACTGGATCAAGAATGTTAAGAACTTCTTTCGGTCAGTAAGACaatcccatttttttaaaaaaggagtaaaGACTTTAACAGGTATATCATGTACATCTGTTAttagcaaagaaaaggaaaaagaaaaactctaaaaTGAACCTCCTACCAATGGAAAACTGAGTTTCTCCTAACTACAGAAGGCATTCCTTAACTGGCTCTGTAATAACAGTTCTGTTATCTGAGTagctaaataagaaaaaaatcagtcatgGGATAGCCTCCCCTCCCTTTCATTTCCTCCCTCACtccacagaaaaatattttgtgttcttTCATCAATTCTTTTCTTTATCTACGCCAACACACCCTTAATCCTGAAAAATAAGAGGACCGTTGAGCTTAACGTTAAACGTTAAGTAGTCCGGACCATTTCTACTGCTTACACCAGTACGTTTTCAGCTAGCTTTCCAATTGGTACAGATTTCTATAAACCcttcaaagagaaggaaatttaGATGACCAAAAGATTCAGCCATATCTAGAAGATTAAGCACTTAAGCTGTGTACATTTGATAATAAGAACAGGAGAATATGCATACCCTCAAAGGGGGTTAAGAGATGAGAAAAAGCATCATTCTGCAGTTTTATCAGAAAGCACCATGCATAGAGCAGGCAGTTCTACCTCAACAGGGTGCATGCGCGCTCAGTTGCtgaggtcatgtctgactctttgcgaccccatggacgtagcctgccattctcctctgtccaggggattacgcgggcaagaatactggagtgggttgccatttccttctccagagaatcttcccaactcagggactgaacctgggtatcccgcattgcaggcagattctttaccactgtgcctcctgggaagccctaacagaGTGGGCAATAATTAAAGGGTAAATGACCTACATTAACTGTGGCAAACTcaactttatttcacttttatttctaataaaggTAAATACATGGGCagttataaaatttaattattgtAGTTCTGGTTTGTGATTCCACTTTCGATTTTCTCcataatttataaaattgattAATCTATGTTATTGGGTACACAATGATGTAATCTGTGAGTTTTGGTATACTACCAATTTggtataaattcaaaatggatttttATAACTTTAGGATGTTAAATGCAGtccccatggtaaccacaaagaaaatatcTACAGAAAATACACAGAAGGAAATAAGAAGGGATCAATACGtgttactacaaaaaaaaaaaaaatcaactaaacaAACAAGGCAGTAATCAAAGAACCAATGGACAAAAAAGCTGGAAggcatataaaaaaacaaaacaagtaaaaTAGCAGAAGTCCCTCCTTActagtaattactttaaatgtaagtggattaaacTCTCCAACCAAAAGTCAGAGATTAGCAGAAtagttaaaaaatacaaaatccaaCCCTCTTTATAAGAGACTAGAGACTCACTTTAGATCCAAAGACACAAACAGCTTGAAAGGATGGAAAAGCTATTCCAATACTTCACTTTTAAACCCTTCAGATACACTGCCAAAAT
This genomic interval carries:
- the RFK gene encoding riboflavin kinase; amino-acid sequence: MRHLPYFCRGEVVRGFGRGSKQLGIPTANFPEQVVDNLPADISTGIYYGWASVGNGDVHKMVVSIGWNPYYKNTKKSMETHIMHTFKEDFYGEILKVAIAGYLRPEKNFDSLESLISAIQGDIEEAKKRLDLPEHLKLKEDKFFQVPKSKIMNGH